From a single Pempheris klunzingeri isolate RE-2024b chromosome 2, fPemKlu1.hap1, whole genome shotgun sequence genomic region:
- the LOC139218560 gene encoding BOS complex subunit ncln → MLLSAAAALLLLLCVQRLHGSALPAVSSYEFTAYRMQQYNLVQEKHGCRGAIVVAEARSADEPVLTRRCVIMKVQDFTTEKYLQAQRQNAAAILILLPKNISSIPHDAVQSFMVSESEALQKETLMPVYVVPEDEQLLFMYEEVKQAAATRTSSIFIRVLRSMVTATAFQILVSNNVPIKAGTDTTIVTLEGVLPGTGEDIPTIVITAHYDSYGLAPWLSYGADSNGSGVTILLELARLFQKLFSSPSTRPPYHLMFSLTGGGKYNFLGTKRWIEENLDHAESSLLHDNVAFVLCLDTMANSDELYMHVSRPPKPDTPMHSFIQQLEEVASSRFPWVKVGLVHKKINLGESTVAWEHERYSLRRIPSFTLSHLEDSRSELRGSMLDTISQVDFRKLKRNGVIIAEALARYMYNLSDKGSPKEVQVFKGHLDFQDGRISSLMSVLASVPRATQLLDKEPSHILLVNSLEQEFRRYLQQVYRHTFRQDKREPDITFFDQMDQPIVMYRVKPAAFDLFLGGCIAAYLGIVYYAIQNFGYLYAKLKGAVKSKHQ, encoded by the exons ATGTTGCTgagtgcagctgctgctctgctgctgctgctgtgtgtgcagcgtCTGCACGGCTCGGCTCTTCCTGCTGTGTCCTCCTATGAGTTCACAGCCTACAGGATGCAACAGTACAACTTGGTGCAAGAGAAGCATG GTTGTCGTGGAGCCATTGTGGTGGCGGAGGCCCGCTCAGCAGACGAGCCGGTGCTGACCCGCCGCTGTGTCATCATGAAGGTTCAGGACTTCACCACGGAGAAATACCTCCAGGCCCAGAGGCAGAACGCTGCTGCCATCCTGATCCTGCTGCCCAAAAACATCTCCAGCATCCCACACGACGCCGTACAG TCCTTCATGGTGAGTGAGAGTGAGGCCTTGCAGAAGGAGACCCTCATGCCTGTGTATGTGGTACCTGAGGATGAGCAGCTGCTTTTCATGTATGAGGAGGTCAAGCAAGCTGCAGCCACCCGGACCTCATCTATATTCATCAGAG TCCTCCGAAGTATGGTCACAGCTACGGCCTTTCAGATCTTAGTGAGCAACAATGTCCCTATTAAGGCCGGCACTGACACCACCATAGTCACACTGGAG GGAGTGCTTCCTGGGACAGGGGAGGACATTCCCACTATCGTCATCACTGCCCACTATGATTCCTATGGGCTGGCACCG TGGCTGTCATATGGAGCGGACTCTAACGGCAGTGGGGTCACCATCCTGCTAGAGTTGGCTCGTCTCTTCCAGAAGCTTTTCAGCAGCCCAAGCACCAGACCACC atatCATTTAATGTTCTCCTTAACCGGAGGAGGAAAATACAACTTCCTTGGCACAAAGAGATGGATTGAAGAGAACCTGGATCATGCTG AGTCCAGCCTTCTCCACGACAATGTGgcatttgttctgtgtttggACACGATGGCCAACAGTGATGAACTGTACATGCACGTGTCCCGCCCTCCTAAACCCGACACTCCCATGCACTCTTTCATTCAACAGCTGGAGGAG GTGGCTTCTTCCAGATTTCCCTGGGTGAAGGTGGGATTGGTCCATAAGAAGATCAACCTTGGGGAGTCCACAGTAGCCTGGGAGCATGAGCGCTACAGCCTGCGCAGGATACCAAGTTTCACTCTGTCTCACCTGGAAGACTCCAGATCTGAGCTCCGTGGCTCCATGCTGGACACAAT ATCACAAGTGGACTTCAGGAAACTGAAGCGTAATGGCGTCATCATAGCAGAAGCACTGGCACGTTACATGTACAATCTCTCTGACAAG GGTTCTCCTAAAGAAGTGCAGGTTTTCAAGGGCCATTTG GACTTTCAGGACGGTCGTATATCCAGCCTGATGTCAGTCCTGGCGTCTGTGCCTCGGGCCACCCAGCTTCTGGATAAGGAGCCCAGTCACATCCTGCTGGTGAACTCACTGGAGCAGGAGTTCAGACGTTACCTGCAGCAAGTTTACAGACACACCTTCCGACAGGACAAGAG GGAGCCTGATATCACCTTTTTTGATCAAATGGACCAACCGATAGTGATGTACAG AGTGAAGCCTGCAGCCTTTGATCTCTTCCTTGGCGGCTGCATCGCTGCTTATTTGGGGATTGTTTACTATGCCATTCAG AATTTTGGTTATCTCTACGCAAAGCTCAAAGGAGCAGTGAAATCCAAGCACCAGTGA
- the fam219aa gene encoding protein FAM219A isoform X2, with translation MMEEIDRFQVPPVNGETQPLDPAASSTSEADPDAKGETVAMNYKPSPLQVQIEKQRDLARKGSVKNGTVGSPVNQQPKKNARTRLVVPNKGYSSLDQSPDEKPLVALDTDSDDDFDMSRYSSSGYSSAEQINQDLNIQLLKDGYRLDEIPDDEDLDLIPPKAVNPTCMCCQASPSTACQIQ, from the exons ATGATGGAAGAAATCGACAGGTTTCAAGTACCTCCAGTTAACGGCGAGACTCAGCCTTTG gacCCAGCAGCATCCTCCACCTCAGAGGCAGACCCCGACGCCAAGGGGGAGACTGTGGCCATGAACTACAAGCCCTCCCCACTGCAAGTCCAAATAG agaaacagagggaccTCGCCAGGAAGGGATCAGTGAAGAATGGCACCGTGGGAAGTCCTGTCAATCAACAACCCAAGAAGAATGCCAGGACAAG GTTGGTGGTGCCAAACAAGGGCTACTCCTCTTTAGACCAGAGCCCGGATGAGAAGCCGCTGGTAGCACTGGACACTGACAG TGATGATGACTTCGACATGTCCAGATACTCCTCATCAGGATACTCCTCAGCCGAG CAGATCAACCAGGACCTGAACATCCAGCTCCTGAAGGATGGGTACCGGCTCGACGAGATCCCTGATGACGAGGACCTGGATCTGATCCCCCCGAAAGCAGTCAACCCCACCTGCATGTGCTGCCAGGCTTCTCCCTCCACAGCCTGTCAAATCCAGtag
- the fam219aa gene encoding protein FAM219A isoform X1: MMEEIDRFQVPPVNGETQPLDPAASSTSEADPDAKGETVAMNYKPSPLQVQIEKQRDLARKGSVKNGTVGSPVNQQPKKNARTRLVVPNKGYSSLDQSPDEKPLVALDTDSDDDFDMSRYSSSGYSSAEVRCLRDQQINQDLNIQLLKDGYRLDEIPDDEDLDLIPPKAVNPTCMCCQASPSTACQIQ, encoded by the exons ATGATGGAAGAAATCGACAGGTTTCAAGTACCTCCAGTTAACGGCGAGACTCAGCCTTTG gacCCAGCAGCATCCTCCACCTCAGAGGCAGACCCCGACGCCAAGGGGGAGACTGTGGCCATGAACTACAAGCCCTCCCCACTGCAAGTCCAAATAG agaaacagagggaccTCGCCAGGAAGGGATCAGTGAAGAATGGCACCGTGGGAAGTCCTGTCAATCAACAACCCAAGAAGAATGCCAGGACAAG GTTGGTGGTGCCAAACAAGGGCTACTCCTCTTTAGACCAGAGCCCGGATGAGAAGCCGCTGGTAGCACTGGACACTGACAG TGATGATGACTTCGACATGTCCAGATACTCCTCATCAGGATACTCCTCAGCCGAGGTGAGATGTCTGAGGGACCAG CAGATCAACCAGGACCTGAACATCCAGCTCCTGAAGGATGGGTACCGGCTCGACGAGATCCCTGATGACGAGGACCTGGATCTGATCCCCCCGAAAGCAGTCAACCCCACCTGCATGTGCTGCCAGGCTTCTCCCTCCACAGCCTGTCAAATCCAGtag